The sequence below is a genomic window from Silene latifolia isolate original U9 population unplaced genomic scaffold, ASM4854445v1 scaffold_20.1, whole genome shotgun sequence.
ACAAAGGTTATGCTAGCTAATAAAGTCAACCCATCCAGACCCCATAATGGATTTAGTAGTAATTCCCCTTGTAATATCAATTAAAGCTCACTGCTTAAGACCACAAAAAGTGCACCCATTTGGAGAAATGCTAAAACTCAAGCATCGAGTAAGAAGTTCTCAGTACTCGGATGTCAGAAATCCTCGCTTGACAAAACTTTTCAACTGCATAACCTCCGGTCTGCTACATATCCTCAAATTGATGGTAATTCTCTGCCAATAGAAGTGAGCCCAAAGGATCAAGAATCACCTATTTGGAGAAATCATGTAACTGAAGCATCAAAGAGGAAGATTTCAGTAATGGGACGGCAGAGATCCTCGCTCGATAAAGATTTTGAAAAAAGGAACTCATCACAGGAACCTGAGTCCATGATACTTCACAATAAGCAGTCTACCGCTTCACCAACATTTAATATTCAGTCCGTTGCTTGCCCTCAGACACATTCTCACACTTTTCAGACGTGTGATCCTCGGCTCAACCGTGAGAATAAATTTTCCAAAAGTCATTCTAATGATGTAGAATTGAGAACAAAGGATCAAGTATCACCCATCTGGAGAAATCCTGTAACTGAAACATCAAACACTAAGATTTCAGTAATGGGACAGCGGAGATCCTCACTCGAGAAAGACTTTGAAAAAGGGAACCCATCATCCAAGGAATCTGATCCAAAGATGCTTCACAAAAAGAAGTCTACTGCCTCCCCATCAGTTGATATCTGGTCCTTTGCTGGCCCTCGGACACATGATGCTTCTCTGCCTCCATGCACTCTTAATAACAAGGCACGTATCTCAAGTTGTTCGCTGCCTCCATCCACTCATTATTCTCAAACATGTGATCTCAGACCTAGTCATCAAATCAGAATTCCCAATAACCTCTCTGATGATGTGGAAGTGATCCCAAAGGATCAATAATTACCAAATGCACCCAAAGAGACTTCCAGTTTAGAGAATGGTCAACAAACTAGATCCAATAATGTCCGAGAACTGTTCAAGCCCACGCGTCGTAATTTAATGCCTGAATGGCCGGATGAAGTAGAATTTAACGAGAACGAGGATGTTGTAACAATAGGTAAGGTTCTCCAGCTTTTAGTGTGCTTTTATAAATACTACCTTCGAGTCACTTTTAGTTTGCGTTTTATTTTGATACTTTTAGTGTGCATTTTTTTGTACCCAATGGTGATTGCTACGACCAAGGAATTCTGAAGCGCGCGGGTAAAAGCTTGAGACTATATAGACATTCCTTAAAGAAAAAGCTTTTTAAACCTACAACATTGACGAAAGAACAGATATACCAATCTGCGCCTTCTGGACATCCTCATGACAGTTGGATTGATTTGGTTGATTATTGGTACGGAAAGGGACAGGTATATAGCAAAGAATGGTGACATAATGGTGTACTTAGCCACGTATGTGTCTGATGTAgaattatttataattttaatttggATGCGGCGGTATTCGAATTGTGGAAAAGAAGCACGTGCACTTCAAAATCATGTTCATACATCCGGAGCTAAAAGCTATGCTAATATACGAGCTTCTTTTGTATGACTTCATCCAAATTCAACACATCCATACATTACACTTGTTAGTATATTTAGCCAtatcatcttgttgatattatgTTACAGGAGGAGAGAAATAATAGGGAACCAAGTGTATTGGAAATGTTTAGGAGTACTCATCAAAAGAAAGACGGAACGTTTGTCAAAGACACAGTAACTGAAGACTTTTTGGTAAACATAAAAACTTTTGATGTTGCTTGATATATCTTCCTTAAAAATGTTGCTTTAATTAGCTTTATACTTTTGATTTTGTTGAGTATAGGATGATGCAGATGCTAATGTTCAGACAGAAATTGAAATATATTCAAGTACAAAGCCTCGTGTACAAATTGAGAATGAAGCTTTCAACAAGCTAATGTACAGGGGAGAAATCCCCAATCGTCTTGTGGGTTATGGATTTGGTGTGAAACAAAGTGATGTATTTGGTGTTCGTAGTATATTAAGGAAAGAAAAGTTCCATAATGGTGAAAGTGACGggttaaaattacaaaatatggAGAAACAAGTGGCTAATTTGACCGAGTTAAATAAAGGACTGATCAAGCAAAATAAAGATATAATGAAGATGCATAATACGAATCAAGACTTGCTGAAGAAAGTCCTAGATGTTCTAAGCACCGGAACAACATCAACTGAGGTCGTAAACCTTGGAAAGAATATCTTACATGCAACTAATACACAGGTACTTTTTACTTATTTCATTGTTCTATCACCATGTGTGTATCCATCTGTGATATCCGTCTAACCGGATCTAGACTTGTTACAATGGCCGTAAACTTGAGGGACCCTTGCTGTGTAACTTTCTTGGATTTCTTCCATGTTGGGTTAGTTTACTGATGCTGAGAACCTTGCATCAACTTTAAATACTGTTGGGTAAAAAACAAATTCTGCATTAGATTTGAGCTGGTCTTTGGATCGAGTTCACAACAATCTTAGTATTTGCGGATAATGATAGCTTTCACCAAAGTGTGTCTGAAATATGGTGGAACTATAGTTGCAATACTGATTAGAAAAATTACATTGGTGGAGATCCCTTTTGGAATTCGAAACTATGAACCACGGTCTGTACTGCAAGTTGTTGGCTGGGTCTTTGTTTGTCGACTTCTACTGTGAATTACCAGACTAGGCTTAGACAATTTTACTTTGGGTCAAATGTAGAGTGATTGTGATTAGGAGATGAGATGACGGGTGAACAATATATGAAGCAAGTTCTTCCGCATCTAAAAGGTCGTAGGCTGTCGGGTATAAAGGAAGATACTAAGGGTGAAAGTTCACTAAGTATGGTGGCTGTTATTAGATGTAACAACATCCAATAGCTAATCAAGAATCACTTTGTGGAAAGAACGATCCTTATCGTCTCAAAAGCATGTTAAACAAATCAGCATAAGAACATATTTACTGTCGGATACGAGGGATGTTGTCCATGACCGCTATTTTGCCAACCTAGATGTGCTGTTTGGTGTTTTAGGATTTATTCTTCTTTGAAAATTTCAAGTTCTATGCATGTTTCATTGCTCTGTGTCTTTTTCATATTCCATGTTTGTGCCTTGGAATCTTAAGCACTATCAAGTTAATGAAACCTTAATGATGGAGACACAGCTTCCATGCCTTTAGATTTTTGCTTTGCTGAGCAGATTAAGTTACTGCTGTGTAAGGTTGATATGTTTTGATAACTTTTAGCTTGAACAAGGATTTTGATATCCCTTTCTAAAAATTCATATGTTTCATTTCCAAGACCTTCAAATTTGTCATTCTTTAGAAAAAATTCGAATCAAGAAAAGAATCGTCATCTCTAAGTTGTACACTTATGTTGCTACTATTAATGTTAATGTTTAGCTGATGGTGCTACGCAGTTTCATTACATTTCTGCTAGCATGATCATTGTACTTTATGTGAACTAAACTGAAACTGAATTATTACCTAATACTAAATAGACACGCTCATTTGAAATTTGTAGGTTTCAGATTCTTCGAATGGTTAAGTCGCGCCGGAATAATGAGACGGAATGTTATCCGCTACTACAACTATCGCGTCGAATTATTTTATCAAGAGATTTTTTGTTCTAGTACCATTTGATAACTTGAGTTTTAATATGTATTTTGGATTAAGTTCACTCAACACTTTCTATTTTGGCATGGTTGAATACTATTATAATTGTAGTAACTAGCTactaattattatatatatatgagTATTTTCTAATTTTCTTGGTTATTAattattgaaggaaaagtagatctatatactaacatattcatatatgttttaagctaattagtcataaaattaaatggtgatcttatgcatgcaaacaataaacaatttaaagaagaaatcatcatcttacattgtgattttcggatcaatagggcacaagagagttctcctactctcttgttcttgagctctccttaaatggatgaacaaagaggaTACAAGTATattatccctcccaaggaataatacccaagatatacccttaataaaaattaatattattaatactagaataatattaacttaaataaaagacccaaaaattatttttggtcctcttggatttcggtcaagaggaggaagaagaatgaagaattattttatctctctaaaatatttttgaatGATAGAAGGAATAAAATGAAAATCACACACTAATGCATGTAGTGAATGatcaatttttaagcaaaagaCCCTTTGTTCTTTTCaaggggaaaccgggtaggagggtggaggaaggccaatgcatgagcttggtgctcttccacaagaggcactaggtatgcatgcctagttatAGAAAAATAATCATATCTtccactaacataattaacattatatgaatttttaatcacacccaatatttcggtccatttgaggataaaatggattccattttatctttgtcaatttgtcacatgtcacatgtcatgtaaaattgttatgtatttttaacattttaaaaatcaacgtattaataaaaatacgtcatatacaaaattgacttggtAATTCACaactacttgtaccaaaataatttaccaattataaattacaacatcttgtatttataataaattattcattcaatttcaattgtttccttaaacaataatttcatccaaataataaaacaattcgattacttggaccgtatcttatttaatcatattataatgagatacgtaaatttacttccaaaattgtccgtcaattatttttaattaactcgtaacgttatacgattaattaaatgatcaattaagagtattatcctttaggtatgacctaggggatcaactgatcaccaccgtcgcacgacagtaatgtcaaactctagtcagccaatcattaccgatatgtgttaaccagttgacagtaaaatacttcccaattgtattctttaaaatgagacttaaacatgtgatcatcatgatcaacagttgtgatcgcattattgtcggaggacacatattccaacaatctcccacttgtcctcgacaagtgtgcgtcaccaattctcttgt
It includes:
- the LOC141638478 gene encoding uncharacterized protein LOC141638478, with protein sequence MPEWPDEVEFNENEDVVTIVGLIWLIIGTERDRYIAKNGDIMVYLATYVSDVELFIILIWMRRYSNCGKEARALQNHVHTSGAKSYANIRASFEERNNREPSVLEMFRSTHQKKDGTFVKDTVTEDFLDDADANVQTEIEIYSSTKPRVQIENEAFNKLMYRGEIPNRLVGYGFGVKQSDVFGVRSILRKEKFHNGESDGLKLQNMEKQVANLTELNKGLIKQNKDIMKMHNTNQDLLKKVLDVLSTGTTSTEVVNLGKNILHATNTQFTDAENLASTLNTVG